The following coding sequences lie in one Rhizobium binae genomic window:
- a CDS encoding SDR family NAD(P)-dependent oxidoreductase — translation MRFSGKTVIVTGVASGLGRAVAQSLAKEGAKLVLVDRAKHQLEDFVLALSSGEAEAVEVVGDVSQEKTSKQAVALALSRFGTLDILINNAGINPTGTISQTDPTTWQQALDINLKSAYLFCREAIPHMVKAGRGVIVNTASIAGQRASTAESVYGVSKAGLIMLTRTIARDYGPKGIRANAICPGVLESVMADRLTRMSADQIAARDQRFAPTVPLGRLGTYEEIAKATLFLASEEASYVNGAQLTVDGGLTA, via the coding sequence ATGCGGTTTTCAGGAAAAACGGTCATCGTTACAGGAGTCGCGAGCGGCCTTGGACGCGCCGTTGCGCAGTCATTGGCGAAAGAGGGCGCAAAGCTTGTTCTAGTTGACCGCGCAAAACATCAGCTTGAAGACTTCGTCCTCGCATTGAGCAGTGGGGAGGCAGAGGCTGTTGAGGTTGTTGGCGATGTCTCCCAGGAAAAAACCTCCAAGCAGGCAGTTGCGCTGGCACTGTCTCGATTCGGAACGCTCGACATTTTGATTAACAATGCCGGCATCAATCCCACCGGGACGATCTCGCAAACAGACCCCACAACGTGGCAGCAGGCTTTGGATATCAATCTCAAGTCGGCTTACCTTTTTTGTCGAGAAGCGATCCCGCATATGGTGAAGGCGGGGAGGGGGGTGATCGTTAACACCGCCTCGATCGCAGGCCAGCGCGCATCGACCGCTGAGTCCGTCTATGGGGTTTCTAAGGCCGGCTTGATCATGCTGACACGTACGATTGCCCGTGATTATGGACCAAAAGGGATACGCGCGAATGCGATCTGCCCCGGTGTCCTCGAAAGTGTCATGGCCGATCGCTTAACCCGAATGTCAGCTGACCAGATCGCCGCTCGTGACCAACGTTTCGCGCCGACGGTGCCTCTCGGTCGTCTCGGAACCTACGAGGAAATTGCCAAAGCCACGCTCTTTTTGGCGAGTGAGGAGGCCAGCTACGTGAATGGTGCGCAGCTGACAGTCGACGGCGGGCTGACCGCCTAG